The Onthophagus taurus isolate NC chromosome 2, IU_Otau_3.0, whole genome shotgun sequence genome includes a window with the following:
- the LOC139429169 gene encoding histone-lysine N-methyltransferase SETMAR-like, with product MLFTVAEKVQIIKWFYGGNSVAQIINLFPVAYENRSIPSRGTISNIIKNFERHGCVSPQKHKLRRGKRDELRDTMICADVERNKNQSSRQVAETFAISHVAVLKTLKKHGYRSYKVQKSQELCENDNITRAEFCFTMMEMANGNVDFIKNILFIDESTFPLHGRHNPSVARYWSRDNEHKVYAARTQYPQKLNVWAGLVGDHIIGPFFIEGNLNGHKYLNILQNDVIPSLQQLDNVQFGSIWFQQDGCPAHNSRQVKEYLNAQFPNRVISICGTLTWPPRSPDLAPNDFFLWGYLKSKIYGFDEERTTNLDDLQTKIRNCIQDISPDILANVRRTFYHRLGYCLAQNGGLFGHLI from the coding sequence atgTTGTTTACTGTAGCGGAAAAGGTACAgattataaaatggttttatggTGGCAATTCTGTAgcccaaataattaatttgtttcctGTGGCCTATGAAAACAGATCAATTCCTAGTCGCGgaacaatttcaaatattattaaaaactttgagCGACATGGATGTGTGTCTCCACAGAAACACAAATTACGAAGGGGTAAAAGAGATGAGTTACGTGATACGATGATATGTGCTGATGTTGAACGCAATAAAAATCAGTCAAGCAGACAAGTTGCGGAGACGTTTGCTATCAGCCATGTTGCCgtcctaaaaacattaaagaaacaCGGGTACAGGTCGTACAAGGTACAAAAAAGTCAGGAACTCTGCGAGAACGATAATATTACAAGGGCGGAATTTTGCTTTACTATGATGGAAATGGCCAACggaaatgttgattttataaaaaacattctatTTATCGATGAATCTACATTTCCTTTGCATGGTCGGCATAATCCCAGCGTTGCTCGATATTGGAGTCGTGACAATGAACACAAAGTTTATGCGGCTCGTACACAATatccccaaaaattaaatgtttgggCTGGCTTAGTAGGTGATCATATTATCGGTCCTTTTTTCAtagaaggaaatttaaatggtcataagtatttaaacattttgcaaaatgacGTAATCCCATCGCTTCAACAATTAGACAATGTTCAATTTGGAAGTATctggttccaacaagatggttgcccgGCTCACAACAGCCGGCAAGTTAAAGAGTATCTTAACGCACAATTTCCAAATCGTGTAATATCTATTTGCGGAACGTTAACTTGGCCGCCTAGATCACCAGATTTAGCCcccaatgatttttttctatggggatatttaaaatcgaaaatttatggttttgatGAAGAAAGGACAACCAATCTGGATgacttacaaacaaaaattcgcAATTGTATACAGGATATTAGTCCCGATATACTAGCGAATGTAAGGCGAACTTTTTACCATAGATTGGGCTATTGTTTAGCACAGAATGGTGGTTTATTTGGACacctaatataa